The Deinococcus sp. KNUC1210 nucleotide sequence CGGTGGGCGCGTGATGGCGGGGGCGGGCACGCAGCACGGCAATGTGCTGAACTGCTTCGTGCAGGGGGCCACCGAGCACGATCCCAGCAGCTTTGAGGGCGTGATGGAAGTGGCGAAGAAGCTCGCCCTGGTGACGAAGGTGGGCGGCGGCAACGGCGTGAATCTGGACGTCTATCAGCCGCGTGCCGAGAGCAGCCGCGCCGATGCAGGTGTGCGCGGCTGGGTCTATATGAGTGCCGCCCACCCGGACGTCGAAGATTTCACGCTGGGCATGATGCGCCCGCCCACCCAGCCCGACGGCGACAAACAGCCGGTGATGGTTCGCAACTGGACGCGGGTCATCTACGGACAGGCCGTCTCGCCGGAACTGGTGGTGCTGGCGCGGCACAACGGCGTGCAGATCGTTCGCAGTCTGCCGCAGGGCGTCGAGAGCGTGCAGGATGACATGGGCGGCATCATCGACGCGGCGCGGCAGGTGGCCGAGCACGCCAAACTGGGCCTGGAACCGCGCATCGACCTGAGCGGCATGCGGCCCGAGGGTGCACCGATCAAGGGATCGGGCGGCACCAGCAGCGGCCCGGTCAGCTTTCTCCTGGAAATCTTCGACAACTTTCTGGAGTGGGCCAACCGGGGCGCAGAGCAGAGCGGCCCCATCAATACGCTGCGCTTCGTGTACTCGCCCGTGCTGCGGGTGGTCAGACAAGGTGGAACCCGGCGCGGTGCTGGCATGGCGACCATCAGCGTGTCGCATCCCGACGTGCTGGATTTCCTGACCGCCAAAGACCTCGACCGGGAAGCGGCAGAGGGCGATATCTCGACCTTCAACATCAGCATCCTGGTCACGAGCGCCTTCTGGGACAGTCTCCAGGCAGGCGGGCTGTGGCCGATTCAGGCGCAGGACGTGCCGGGCAAGTACTATCTGGCCCAGCAGACCTGTGACTACGCGGGGGAGTGGCCCGAACTGCCAGAGCGCAGTGAGGATGGAGCGCGGGGCGTGCCGACCTATCTTCAGGCCGGACAGCCCGCCATTCCCGCCGCGTGGCTGTGGCGCGAGATCGCCCGGCACGCCTGGAGTACCGGCGAACCGGGGCTGATTTTCGTGGACCGCATCAATGAATTCAGCGCCCTCAAGGATCTGGGTGAGCGCTATCAGATCAGGAGCACCAATCCGTGTGGCGAGATTCCTCTCACGGTTGGCGAACCCTGCGATCTGGGGGCCATCAATCTGGCGGCCTATGTCGAGCAGAGCGCCTTTGACTTCCAGGGTTTCCGCGCCGATGTCCGTACCTGTATCCGCTTTCTGGATGACGTGCTGGACGTGAATGTCTTTGCACTCGAAGACAACCGCACTGCCAGTCACGACCTGCGCCGCCTGGGCCTGGGCGTGATGGGACTGGCCGACGCCCTCATTAAGATGGGACTGCGCTACGACTCGCAGGCAGGCCGCGACGCGATCTTCGAGATCATGGGCGTGCTGCGCCAGGAGGCCATTGCCGAGAGCGAGCGACTCGGGAAGGAGCGCGGCATGTATCCGGTCTTCGAGCGCCATGCGGCCCAGATGCCGCACGCCCCCCGGCGAAACGTGGCGGTTCTGACGGTTGCGCCGACAGGGACCACGAGCATGCTGATGGGCGTTTCGAGCGGCATCGAACCGGTGTTCAGCCCGTTCATCTGGCGCAAGATCGGCAGCGAGTACCGCGCCCTGCTGGCCCCGCTGTTCGTGGAACTGCTGGAGAGCTATCCGCCCGCTGCCAAGATGGACGACGGCAAGGGTGCCTGGAACTGGGACAAGGTGACGCAGGCAGTGAGCGAGAATCACGGCAGCGTGGTGGGCCTGAGCTTTATTCCAGCCGCGCTTCAGCAGGTGTTCGTGTGTGCCCACGACATCGCGCCGCTCGACCATGTCCGCATGCAGGGCGTGGTGCAGCAGGCCTTCGACGCCGACGGATACGCGGCCAACAGCCTCAGCAAGACGATCAATCTGCCCAACAGCGCCACCGTTCAGGAAATCGAGGATGCCTACAGCGAGGCGTACCGCACCGGCTGTAAGGGCATCACCGTCTACCGCGACGGCAGCAGGCAGTTTCAGGTGCTTTCGACCAGCAAGAAGAAGGCCGATGAAGCGGAACCTGCCGAAGCCGCCGCCGAGGTCATGGGCGAAGCCATTGCAGCAGAACCCGTCAGCGCTCCTGCCCCTGCACCCGCCCCGCGCCCGGCTGTTCAGCCTCAATCCGGCCAGCCGCTCTACCAGCGTCCCGGACGGCTGCACGGCGTGACCGACATGGTGAAACTGACCGACCCCACCTCGGGCCAGCGCCGCAGCTTTCTGGTTACGGTGAACTGTCTGGATGCCAAGCCGGTGGAAGTCATGGTGATCTCGGGGCGTGCCGGAGACGAGGCCAATGCCGACAGCGAGGCACTCGGGCGCGTGGTGAGCATCGCACTTCAGCACGGCGTTCCGGCGAGCGCGATCATCAAGACGCTGCGCGGCCTGAGCGGTGGGCTGTACGGCAGCTACAACGGGCGACTGGTGGGCAGCAAGGCCGACCTGATCGCCGTCGCCCTGGAAACTTTCGCCCACGACAGCGAGGCGCAGAAGCTGCCGGTGATGGCAGGCGGCAGCGACACCTTCGAGGCCACCCCCGCTGAGGCACACGGTGTGAGTGTGGACAGCATGGCAGGCGAAAAGTGCCCGGTGTGCGAAGAGCGAGCGATTATCCGTGAGGAAGGCTGCTTGAAATGTCAGGCGTGCGGGTACAGCAAGTGCGGGTGAAATATGAAATATCT carries:
- a CDS encoding adenosylcobalamin-dependent ribonucleoside-diphosphate reductase, giving the protein MTTLPTSALQNFDENAQHIAKRQYFQPGDGDLSGLFRRVANWVAAAEAPEARLAWAQRYYDLMAGKKFCPGGRVMAGAGTQHGNVLNCFVQGATEHDPSSFEGVMEVAKKLALVTKVGGGNGVNLDVYQPRAESSRADAGVRGWVYMSAAHPDVEDFTLGMMRPPTQPDGDKQPVMVRNWTRVIYGQAVSPELVVLARHNGVQIVRSLPQGVESVQDDMGGIIDAARQVAEHAKLGLEPRIDLSGMRPEGAPIKGSGGTSSGPVSFLLEIFDNFLEWANRGAEQSGPINTLRFVYSPVLRVVRQGGTRRGAGMATISVSHPDVLDFLTAKDLDREAAEGDISTFNISILVTSAFWDSLQAGGLWPIQAQDVPGKYYLAQQTCDYAGEWPELPERSEDGARGVPTYLQAGQPAIPAAWLWREIARHAWSTGEPGLIFVDRINEFSALKDLGERYQIRSTNPCGEIPLTVGEPCDLGAINLAAYVEQSAFDFQGFRADVRTCIRFLDDVLDVNVFALEDNRTASHDLRRLGLGVMGLADALIKMGLRYDSQAGRDAIFEIMGVLRQEAIAESERLGKERGMYPVFERHAAQMPHAPRRNVAVLTVAPTGTTSMLMGVSSGIEPVFSPFIWRKIGSEYRALLAPLFVELLESYPPAAKMDDGKGAWNWDKVTQAVSENHGSVVGLSFIPAALQQVFVCAHDIAPLDHVRMQGVVQQAFDADGYAANSLSKTINLPNSATVQEIEDAYSEAYRTGCKGITVYRDGSRQFQVLSTSKKKADEAEPAEAAAEVMGEAIAAEPVSAPAPAPAPRPAVQPQSGQPLYQRPGRLHGVTDMVKLTDPTSGQRRSFLVTVNCLDAKPVEVMVISGRAGDEANADSEALGRVVSIALQHGVPASAIIKTLRGLSGGLYGSYNGRLVGSKADLIAVALETFAHDSEAQKLPVMAGGSDTFEATPAEAHGVSVDSMAGEKCPVCEERAIIREEGCLKCQACGYSKCG